Proteins from a genomic interval of Harpia harpyja isolate bHarHar1 chromosome 9, bHarHar1 primary haplotype, whole genome shotgun sequence:
- the TERF2 gene encoding telomeric repeat-binding factor 2 isoform X2, with the protein MVGRRVRAGRRERMAAPGGVPEETVNGWVLQFYFHQAMAAYRSGRNRDFRQLRDVMQALLVRPLEKEPMVAQMLRMMQLLSRIEEGENLDCTFDKEAELTPLESAISILELIQREFSVAEKTMETVQKMVKEAAVIVCIKNGEFDKASKIVKRHMGKEPRNQKKRNELLTVIREKNFTHPVVKNFSYKNFQQSVFQFLKTYVDNSEPLLLTIMKKTLNSEHAEVRKHSSVTPESANGPKGEAAAPKPSGRAEGPAGAPEPAETAEHLEGAPNPAERADDPAAASEPMEGTSDSAAAPEPMEGATDPAATPEHLTAADNILEDASEPMEVSKEPAAAAPELPGVSYRDSERTKRRKEEENQDSEISDPPEISHKGKRLLTISKLVMEQDSQYSESSDSPDSSQEPVVSSASRPVQKLHDQPVSTKSAKSFQGRWNSSYGKEEKDSWSEEDELFSEAASFATNSHNATVFGSKKQKWTVQESEWIKEGVKKFGEGRWKAICQKYPFQNRTAVMIKDRWRTMKKLGIL; encoded by the exons ATGGTAGGGAGGCGGGTGCGGGCCGGCCGGCGGGAGAGGATGGCGGCGCCGGGGGGTGTCCCCGAGGAAACGGTGAACGGTTGGGTCCTGCAGTTCTACTTCCACCAGGCCATGGCGGCCTACCGCTCCGGGCGGAACCGCGACTTCCGCCAGCTCCGTGACGTCATGCAGG CGCTGCTTGTGCGGCCCCTGGAGAAGGAGCCCATGGTGGCCCAGATGCTGCGCATGATGCAACTCTTGTCACGGATTGAGGAAGGCGAGAACCTCG ATTGCACCTTCGATAAAGAGGCGGAGCTCACCCCTCTTGAATCGGCGATCAGTATCCTGGAGCTCATTCAGAGAGAATTCTCTGTGGCTGAAAAGACGATGGAAACTGTTCAGAAGATGGTGAAGGAAGCT gcTGTTATTGTCTGCATCAAAAATGGAGAGTTTGATAAAGCTTCAAAAATTGTCAAGAGGCATATGGGGAAGGAGCCCAGAAACCAG AAAAAGAGGAACGAGTTGCTGACTGTCATCCGGGAGAAGAATTTCACTCATCCAGTGGTCAAAAACTTCTCTTACAAGAACTTCCAGCAGAGCGTGTTTCAGTTCCTGAAGACCTATGTGGACAATTCGGAGCCACTGCTGCTAACG ATAATGAAAAAGACTTTGAATTCAGAACATGCCGAAGTACGAAAACACTCATCGGTGACTCCTGAGTCTGCAAATGGGCCAAAGGGTGAGGCAGCGGCTCCCAAGCCCTCAGGAAGGGCAGAGGGCCCAGCAGGAGCTCCAGAGCctgcagaaacagcagaacaCCTGGAGGGAGCTCCCAACCCTGCAGAAAGAGCAGATGACCCCGCAGCAGCTTCTGAGCCTATGGAAGGAACTAGTGACTCTGCAGCAGCTCCCGAGCCTATGGAAGGAGCTACTGACCCAGCAGCAACTCCTGAGCACCTCACAGCAGCAGATAATATCTTGGAAGATGCTTCAGAGCCTATGGAAGTATCTAAagaaccagcagcagcagctccagaacTTCCAGGAGTGTCCTACAGGGACTCGGAAAG AACCAAGAGACggaaggaagaggagaatcaAGATTCTGAGATCTCAGACCCTCCTGAAATATCCCATAAGGGCAAACGCTTGTTGACCATAAGCAAACTGGTCATGGAGCAAGACAGCCAGTACAGCGAGTCAAGTGACAGCCCAGACTCTTCCCAGGAACCAGTTGTATCTTCTGCTTCCAGACCTGTTCAGAAATTGCATGACCAGCCTGTATCTACTAAGAGTGCCAA GTCCTTCCAAGGAAGGTGGAACAGCTCGtatggcaaagaagaaaaagacagttgGAGTGAGGAGGATGAGCTCTTCTCAGAAGCGG CATCATTTGCGACGAACAGCCACAATGCTACAGTCTTCGGTTCCAAGAAACAG AAGTGGACAGTACAAGAGAGCGAGTGGATCAAAGAGGGTGTGAAGAAGTTCGGAGAAGGGAGATGGAAGGCCATTTGCCAGAAATACCCCTTCCAGAACCGCACAGCAGTGATGATCAAGGATCGCTGGCGGACCATGAAAAAGCTGGGAATCCTCTAA
- the TERF2 gene encoding telomeric repeat-binding factor 2 isoform X1, which yields MVGRRVRAGRRERMAAPGGVPEETVNGWVLQFYFHQAMAAYRSGRNRDFRQLRDVMQALLVRPLEKEPMVAQMLRMMQLLSRIEEGENLDCTFDKEAELTPLESAISILELIQREFSVAEKTMETVQKMVKEAAVIVCIKNGEFDKASKIVKRHMGKEPRNQKKRNELLTVIREKNFTHPVVKNFSYKNFQQSVFQFLKTYVDNSEPLLLTIMKKTLNSEHAEVRKHSSVTPESANGPKGEAAAPKPSGRAEGPAGAPEPAETAEHLEGAPNPAERADDPAAASEPMEGTSDSAAAPEPMEGATDPAATPEHLTAADNILEDASEPMEVSKEPAAAAPELPGVSYRDSERQPSGTVTTYGISVLREAFKILSDSQDSDALFTKLDETDFSFPKQLSPSVSHRTKRRKEEENQDSEISDPPEISHKGKRLLTISKLVMEQDSQYSESSDSPDSSQEPVVSSASRPVQKLHDQPVSTKSAKSFQGRWNSSYGKEEKDSWSEEDELFSEAASFATNSHNATVFGSKKQKWTVQESEWIKEGVKKFGEGRWKAICQKYPFQNRTAVMIKDRWRTMKKLGIL from the exons ATGGTAGGGAGGCGGGTGCGGGCCGGCCGGCGGGAGAGGATGGCGGCGCCGGGGGGTGTCCCCGAGGAAACGGTGAACGGTTGGGTCCTGCAGTTCTACTTCCACCAGGCCATGGCGGCCTACCGCTCCGGGCGGAACCGCGACTTCCGCCAGCTCCGTGACGTCATGCAGG CGCTGCTTGTGCGGCCCCTGGAGAAGGAGCCCATGGTGGCCCAGATGCTGCGCATGATGCAACTCTTGTCACGGATTGAGGAAGGCGAGAACCTCG ATTGCACCTTCGATAAAGAGGCGGAGCTCACCCCTCTTGAATCGGCGATCAGTATCCTGGAGCTCATTCAGAGAGAATTCTCTGTGGCTGAAAAGACGATGGAAACTGTTCAGAAGATGGTGAAGGAAGCT gcTGTTATTGTCTGCATCAAAAATGGAGAGTTTGATAAAGCTTCAAAAATTGTCAAGAGGCATATGGGGAAGGAGCCCAGAAACCAG AAAAAGAGGAACGAGTTGCTGACTGTCATCCGGGAGAAGAATTTCACTCATCCAGTGGTCAAAAACTTCTCTTACAAGAACTTCCAGCAGAGCGTGTTTCAGTTCCTGAAGACCTATGTGGACAATTCGGAGCCACTGCTGCTAACG ATAATGAAAAAGACTTTGAATTCAGAACATGCCGAAGTACGAAAACACTCATCGGTGACTCCTGAGTCTGCAAATGGGCCAAAGGGTGAGGCAGCGGCTCCCAAGCCCTCAGGAAGGGCAGAGGGCCCAGCAGGAGCTCCAGAGCctgcagaaacagcagaacaCCTGGAGGGAGCTCCCAACCCTGCAGAAAGAGCAGATGACCCCGCAGCAGCTTCTGAGCCTATGGAAGGAACTAGTGACTCTGCAGCAGCTCCCGAGCCTATGGAAGGAGCTACTGACCCAGCAGCAACTCCTGAGCACCTCACAGCAGCAGATAATATCTTGGAAGATGCTTCAGAGCCTATGGAAGTATCTAAagaaccagcagcagcagctccagaacTTCCAGGAGTGTCCTACAGGGACTCGGAAAG GCAGCCCTCTGGAACTGTAACCACGTATGGGATTTCTGTTCTGAGAGAAGCTTTCAAGATCCTGTCGGACTCCCAGGATTCTGATGCACTCTTCACCAAACTGGATgaaacagacttttctttccccaagcaaCTGTCTCCTTCTGTATCCCACAGAACCAAGAGACggaaggaagaggagaatcaAGATTCTGAGATCTCAGACCCTCCTGAAATATCCCATAAGGGCAAACGCTTGTTGACCATAAGCAAACTGGTCATGGAGCAAGACAGCCAGTACAGCGAGTCAAGTGACAGCCCAGACTCTTCCCAGGAACCAGTTGTATCTTCTGCTTCCAGACCTGTTCAGAAATTGCATGACCAGCCTGTATCTACTAAGAGTGCCAA GTCCTTCCAAGGAAGGTGGAACAGCTCGtatggcaaagaagaaaaagacagttgGAGTGAGGAGGATGAGCTCTTCTCAGAAGCGG CATCATTTGCGACGAACAGCCACAATGCTACAGTCTTCGGTTCCAAGAAACAG AAGTGGACAGTACAAGAGAGCGAGTGGATCAAAGAGGGTGTGAAGAAGTTCGGAGAAGGGAGATGGAAGGCCATTTGCCAGAAATACCCCTTCCAGAACCGCACAGCAGTGATGATCAAGGATCGCTGGCGGACCATGAAAAAGCTGGGAATCCTCTAA
- the TMED6 gene encoding transmembrane emp24 domain-containing protein 6: protein MSDKNRGALCLELELLFRSSAVCQKLRSLIAHAQKQPGWGLPFPPDNCSLYTDWQSAGQREERGWMATVVLLRSSFSLCKRVQLDTSPSSAECRCRAVNNYPCHLGSLLLPCPGRRKRWRLGSRMLLLAFLVLLGPAGCPESEPLSGSSQDPLFRGADRYDFAIVIPAGAVECFWQFAYQSGNFFFSYEVQRATGIATNRNILATASDPNGFQLGISQHVRGQINFLTKETGFYQLCLDNQHNHFGFMQVYLNFGVYYEGFNTENKQPQERKELNDTLEAIGVSIQKLQLRIFHMWRFYNFARMRKGADSFLLESNYNYVNWWSMAQSCVIVLSGVLQLYFLKRLFNVQTSSRQKC, encoded by the exons ATGTCTGACAAGAACCGAGGAGCCTTGTGTCTCGAGCTGGAGCTGCTGTTTAGGTCTTCTGCAGTTTGCCAGAAGCTGCGCAGCCTGATTGCACACGCTCAGAAACAGCCTGGATGGGGACTTCCTTTTCCACCTGACAACTGCAGCCTTT ATACAGACTGGCAGAGCGCTGGTCAGCGAGAGGAACGGGGCTGGATGGCGACTGTGGTGCTTCTTCGCAGCAGCTTCAGCCTCTGCAAAAGGGTTCAGCTGG acaccagccccagctctgccgaGTGCCGCTGCAGAGCAGTTAATAATTACCCCTGCCACCTCgggtccctgctcctgccctgccctggccgGAGGAAGCGCTGGAGGTTGGGaagcaggatgctgctgctggcgttcctggtgctgctgggccCCGCCGGCTGCCCCGAGTCAGAGCCCCTGAGCGGGTCCAGCCAGGATCCCCTCTTCCGTGGGGCGGATCGCTACGACTTTGCCATCGTCATCCCCGCCGGCGCCGTGGAGTGCTTCTGGCAGTTCGCGTACCAAAGCGGCAACTTCTTCTTCAGCTACGAG GTCCAGCGGGCGACGGGGATTGCCACCAACAGGAACATCCTGGCCACGGCGAGCGACCCCAACGGCTTCCAGCTTGGCATTTCCCAGCACGTGCGAGGACAGATCAACTTCCTCACGAAGGAGACAG GTTTCTACCAGCTGTGCCTGGACAACCAGCACAACCACTTTGGCTTCATGCAGGTCTATCTCAACTTCGGTGTCTACTACGAAGGCTtcaacacagaaaacaagcagcCACAAGAGAGGAAAGAACTGAACGACACCCTGGAGGCAATCGGG GTCAGCATCCAGAAGCTACAGCTCCGCATCTTCCACATGTGGCGGTTCTACAATTTCGCCCGGATGCGGAAAGGGGCCGACTCCTTCCTCCTGGAGTCCAACTACAACTATGTCAACTGGTGGTCGATGGCTCAGAGCTGCGTCATTGTCCTCTCCGGGGTGCTGCAGCTCTACTTCTTGAAGCGCCTTTTCAACGTGCAAACCTCCAGCAGGCAGAAGTGCTAG
- the NIP7 gene encoding 60S ribosome subunit biogenesis protein NIP7 homolog, whose protein sequence is MRPLTEAETRAVFEKLGRYIGENIQLLVDRPDGTYCFRLHRDRVYYLSEKLLKVAASIPRDSLVALGTCFGKFTKTQKFRLSVTALDFLAPYAKYKVWVKPGSEQSFLYGNHVLKSGLGRITENTAQYQGVVVFSMADVPLGFGVAAKSTQECRKVDPMAIVVFHQADVGEYVRNEDTLT, encoded by the exons ATGCGGCCGCTGACGGAGGCGGAGACGCGGGCGGTCTTCGAGAAGCTGGGACGATA CATCGGTGAGAACATCCAGCTGCTGGTGGACCGGCCCGATGGCACCTACTGCTTCCGCCTGCACCGCGACCGCGTCTACTATCtgag tgagaagctgctgaaggTGGCTGCGAGCATCCCCCGGGACAGCCTGGTGGCCCTGGGCACCTGCTTCGGAAAGTTCACCAAGACGCAAAAGTTCCGGCTCAGCGTCACGGCCCTGGACTTCCTCGCGCCCTACGCCAAG TACAAGGTGTGGGTGAAGCCCGGCTCGGAGCAGTCCTTCCTCTACGGCAACCACGTCCTGAAGTCGGGCCTGGGCCGAATCACGGAGAACACGGCCCAGTACCAGGGCGTGGTGGTGTTCTCCATGGCCGACGTCCCGCTG GGCTTTGGAGTGGCCGCCAAGTCCACCCAGGAGTGCCGGAAAGTGGACCCCATGGCCATCGTGGTGTTCCACCAGGCTGACGTCGGGGAGTACGTGCGGAACGAGGACACGCTGACCTAA
- the COG8 gene encoding conserved oligomeric Golgi complex subunit 8, whose protein sequence is MAAAAEEARLLAWLRGPAAAGPGGPELSAYVAELAALGLAELGREPARLAAERARVGAETRRLAFEHYRAFIRSAECTGRAGRGFGGIESRLGSLLGRLPALQDACRNFMRDAEEIACSRRMNSLTLNRHTEILEILEIPQLMDTCVRNGYYEEALELAAYVRRLERKHSGIPVIQGIVDEVRQSAQLMLNQLIQQLRTNIQLPACLRVIGYLRRMDVFTEAELRIKFLQARDAWLRSIQASIPDDDPYFHITKTIEACRVHLFDIVTQYRAIFSDEEPLLPPEGQAVNEGAIFHGWVLQKVSEFLRTLERDLRRGVGGRLDSLLGQCMYFGLSFSRVGADFRGQLAPLFQRVAAAAFEKAVEEAVEKFREEMNSYTLISAPAVLGGSAGVPVPAAQPGTLQPPMVLLDFPPLACFLNGLLVAFNDLRLCCPVALAQDVTACLEDALGEVTKTILAFHRAEEAAFSGREQELFAQFCTAFLDDLLPYLNRCLQLLFPPAQIAQALGVPPTQLQRFGRLGRIDVVALREPLAFLLPASAEEEPAQENTPRPERESEAVAGGSLPAQGQENPPTGALLPDIPEATG, encoded by the exons atggcggcggcggcggaggaggcccGGCTGCTGGCCTGGCtgcgcggcccggcggcggcggggcccggagGCCCCGAGCTCTCCGCCTACGTGGCCGAGCTGGCGGCGCTGGGGCTGGCGGAGCTGGGCCGGGAGCCGGCGCGGCTGGCGGCGGAGAGGGCGCGGGTCGGGGCGGAGACGCGCCGCCTGGCCTTCGAGCACTACCGGGCCTTTATCCGCTCCGCCGAGTGCACCGGCCGCGCCGGCCGCGGCTTCGGCGGCATCGAGAGCCGCCTCGGCAGTCTGCTGGGCCGCCTGCCCGCCCTTCAGGACGCCTGCCG GAATTTCATGCGCGATGCCGAGGAGATCGCCTGCAGCCGGCGCATGAACAGCCTGACGCTGAACCGGCACACGGAGATCCTGGAGATCCTGGAGATCCCACAGCTCATGGACACCTGCGTCCGCAACGGCTACTACGAGGAGGCGCTGGAGCTCGCCGCCTACGTGCGCCGGCTGGAGAGGAAGCACAGCGGCATCCCTGTGATCCAG GGCATCGTGGACGAGGTGCGCCAGTCCGCCCAGCTGATGCTGAACCAGCTCATCCAGCAGCTCCGCACCAACATCCAGCTGCCGGCCTGCCTGCGGGTCATCGGCTACCTGCGGCGCATGGACGTCTTCACGGAGGCCGAGCTGCGCATCAAGTTCCTGCAGGCGCGGGACGCCTGGCTGCGCTCCATCCAGGCCTCCATCCCCGACGACGACCCCTACTTCCACATCACCAAGACCATCGAGGCCTGCCGCGTCCACCTCTTCGACATCGTCACCCAGTATCGCGCCATCTTCTCCGACGAGGAGCCGCTCCTGCCCCCTGAGGGGCAGGCCGTCAACGAGGGAGCCATCTTCCACGGCTGGGTGCTGCAGAAGGTCTCCGAGTTCCTGCGGACGCTGGAGCGCGATCTCCGGCGCGGGGTGGGCGGCCGCCTGGACTCGCTGCTGGGGCAGTGCATGTACTTCGGCCTCTCCTTCAGCAGGGTGGGGGCCGATTTCCGCGGGCAGCTGGCCCCCCTCTTCCAGCGCGTGGCCGCCGCCGCTTTCGAGAAGGCGGTGGAGGAGGCGGTGGAAAAATTCCGGGAGGAGATGAATTCCTACACGCTCATCTCCGCCCCGGCCGTCCTCGGGGGCAGCGCCGGTGTGCCGGTGCCCGCGGCACAGCCGGGGACGCTGCAGCCGCCCATGGTGCTGCTGGACTTCCCGCCCCTCGCCTGCTTCCTCAACGGCCTCCTCGTCGCCTTCAACGACCTGCGGCTCTGCTGCCCCGTCGCCCTGGCCCAGGACGTCACCGCCTGCCTGGAGGACGCACTCGGTGAG GTGACCAAAACCATCCTGGCGTTCCACCGAGCGGAAGAGGCGGCTTTCAGCGGGCGGGAGCAGGAGCTCTTTGCCCAGTTCTGTACGGCCTTCCTGGACGACCTGCTGCCTTACCTCAACCGCTGCCTCCAGCTCCTCTTTCCCCCGGCACAAATCGCGCAGGCGCTAG GCGTCCCCCCAACCCAGCTGCAGCGCTTCGGCCGCCTGGGCCGCATCGACGTGGTCGCCCTCAGGGAGCCATTGGCTTTTCTCCTGCCGGCGTCGGCAGAGGAGGAACCGGCCCAAGAGAACACCCCACGCCCGGAGCGGGAATCAGAAGCCGTGGCCGGGGGGTCCCTGCCTGCGCAGGGGCAGGAGAACCCCCCCACCGGGGCTCTGCTGCCGGACATTCCCGAGGCCACAGGGTAG
- the PDF gene encoding peptide deformylase, mitochondrial — protein sequence MAALAAGRRLAGRARPGAPGRGYGEAAGWGERERSYWRALRRRVLGPPVPPFASPCQVGAPVLRAAAAAVAPERLGGPELRELAAALAAGLRREPCLGLSAPQLGVPLRVFAAELTPARCRRYPPALRRAHGIEPFPFRLLVNPALRVLDARLVTAPEGCASLKGFSAYVPRHWAVHVSGTDPRRSCPSPAPGGTRSPGSPTAPATLDRRFPGRQAWTSTGSR from the coding sequence ATGGCGGCGCTAGCGGCGGGGCGGCGGTTGGCGGGACGGGCCCGGCCGGGAGCCCCGGGCCGGGGGTACGGGGAGGCGGCGGGTTGGGGAGAACGAGAACGTTCGTATTGGCGGGCGCTGCGGAGGAGGGTGCTGGGTCCGCCCGTCCCGCCTTTCGCTTCCCCTTGCCAGGTGGGAGCCCCGGTAttgcgcgccgccgccgccgccgtggcaCCGGAACGGCTGGGCGGACCCGAATTGCGGGAACTGGCGGCGGCGTTGGCGGCCGGGCTGAGGCGGGAGCCGTGCCTGGGGTTAAGCGCCCCGCAGCTGGGCGTGCCGCTGCGGGTCTTCGCCGCCGAGCTCACCCCGGCCCGCTGCCGCCGGTACCCGCCGGCCCTGCGCCGCGCCCACGGCATCGAGCCCTTCCCGTTCCGCCTGCTCGTCAACCCCGCGCTCCGCGTCCTCGACGCCCGCCTCGTCACCGCTCCCGAGGGCTGCGCCAGCCTCAAGGGCTTCTCCGCCTACGTCCCCCGCCACTGGGCCGTCCACGTCTCCGGTACCGACCCCCGCCGGTCCTGCCCGTCCCCCGCCCCGGGTGGGACACGTTCCCCCGGATCCCCCACCGCCCCTGCAACTCTTGACCGCCGCTTTCCCGGTCGGCAGGCGTGGACGAGCACGGGGAGCCGGTGA
- the VPS4A gene encoding vacuolar protein sorting-associated protein 4A isoform X1 gives MTTPTLQKAIDLVTKATEEDKAKNYEEALRLYQHAVEYFLHAIKYEAPSDKAKESIRAKCMQYLDRAEKLKEYLRSKDKQGKKPVKESQNDNKGSDSDSEGENPEKKKLQEQLMGAIMMEKPNVRWSDVAGLEGAKEALKEAVILPIKFPHLFTGKRTPWRGILLFGPPGTGKSYLAKAVATEANNSTFFSVSSSDLMSKWLGESEKLVKNLFELARQHKPSIIFIDEVDSLCGSRNENESEAARRIKTEFLVQMQGVGNSSDGILVLGATNIPWVLDSAIRRRFEKRIYIPLPEEAARAQMFKLHLGNTPHCLTEANIQELARKTDGYSGADISIIVRDALMQPVRKVQSATHFKKVRGPSRTTPGAFVDDLLTPCSPGDPGATEMTWMEVPSDKLMEPIVCMSDMLRSLATTRPTVNADDLLKVKKFTEDFGQEG, from the exons ATGACAACGCCCACCCTGCAG AAAGCCATCGACCTGGTCACCAAAGCCACCGAGGAGGACAAGGCCAAGAACTACGAGGAGGCCCTGCGGCTGTACCAGCATGCCGTGGAGTACTTCTTGCACGCCATCAAAT ATGAGGCTCCCAGCGACAAGGCGAAGGAGAGCATCCGAGCCAAGTGCATGCAGTACCTGGACCGGGCGGAGAAGCTGAAGGAGTACCTGCGCAGCAAAGACAAGCAGGGCAAGAAGCCGGTCAAGGAGTCCCAGAATGACAACAAGGG gagCGACAGTGACAGCGAGGGCGAGAACCCCGAGAAGAagaagctgcaggagcagctgatGG GTGCCATCATGATGGAGAAGCCCAACGTGCGGTGGAGTGATGTGGCCGGTCTGGAGGGAGCCAAGGAAGCCCTGAAGGAAGCCGTGATCTTGCCCATCAAGTTCCCGCACTTGTTTACCG GGAAGCGCACGCCCTGGCGAGGGATCCTGCTCTTCGGGCCCCCCGGCACCGGCAAGTCCTACTTGGCCAAGGCCGTGGCCACCGAGGCCAACAACTCCACCTTCTTCTCCGTGTCATCCTCGGACCTGATGTCGAAGTGGCTGGGAGAGAGCGAGAA GCTGGTGAAGAACCTCTTTGAGCTGGCGAGGCAGCACAAGCCTTCCATCATCTTCATCGACGAGGTGGACTCGCTGTGCGGCTCCCGCAACGAGAACGAGAGCGAGGCGGCCCGGCGCATCAAGACGGAGTTCCTGGTGCAGATGCAGG GTGTGGGGAACAGCAGCGATGGGATCCTGGTGCTGGGTGCCACCAACATCCCCTGGGTGCTGGACTCGGCCATCAGGAGAAG GTTCGAGAAGCGCATCTACATCCCGTTGCCCGAGGAAGCGGCGCGGGCCCAGATGTTCAAGCTGCATCTGGGCAACACCCCGCACTGCCTGACGGAGGCCAACATCCAGGAGCTGGCCCGGAAAACGGATGGCTACTCGGGGGCTGACATCAGCATCATCGTGCGGGACGCCCTGATGCAGCCCGTCCGCAAGGTGCAGTCGGCCACCCACTTCAAGAAG GTCCGCGGTCCCTCCCGTACCACCCCCGGCGCCTTCGTGGACGACCTCCTGACACCATGCTCGCCCGGTGACCCGGGTGCCACCGAGATGACCTGGATGGAGGTGCCCAGCGACAAGCTGATGGAGCCCATCGTCTGCATG TCGGACATGCTGCGCTCGCTGGCCACCACCCGCCCCACCGTGAACGCTGACGACCTCCTGAAGGTGAAGAAATTCACGGAGGACTTTGGACAGGAAGGTTAA
- the VPS4A gene encoding vacuolar protein sorting-associated protein 4A isoform X2 has product MTTPTLQKAIDLVTKATEEDKAKNYEEALRLYQHAVEYFLHAIKYEAPSDKAKESIRAKCMQYLDRAEKLKEYLRSKDKQGKKPVKESQNDNKGDSDSEGENPEKKKLQEQLMGAIMMEKPNVRWSDVAGLEGAKEALKEAVILPIKFPHLFTGKRTPWRGILLFGPPGTGKSYLAKAVATEANNSTFFSVSSSDLMSKWLGESEKLVKNLFELARQHKPSIIFIDEVDSLCGSRNENESEAARRIKTEFLVQMQGVGNSSDGILVLGATNIPWVLDSAIRRRFEKRIYIPLPEEAARAQMFKLHLGNTPHCLTEANIQELARKTDGYSGADISIIVRDALMQPVRKVQSATHFKKVRGPSRTTPGAFVDDLLTPCSPGDPGATEMTWMEVPSDKLMEPIVCMSDMLRSLATTRPTVNADDLLKVKKFTEDFGQEG; this is encoded by the exons ATGACAACGCCCACCCTGCAG AAAGCCATCGACCTGGTCACCAAAGCCACCGAGGAGGACAAGGCCAAGAACTACGAGGAGGCCCTGCGGCTGTACCAGCATGCCGTGGAGTACTTCTTGCACGCCATCAAAT ATGAGGCTCCCAGCGACAAGGCGAAGGAGAGCATCCGAGCCAAGTGCATGCAGTACCTGGACCGGGCGGAGAAGCTGAAGGAGTACCTGCGCAGCAAAGACAAGCAGGGCAAGAAGCCGGTCAAGGAGTCCCAGAATGACAACAAGGG CGACAGTGACAGCGAGGGCGAGAACCCCGAGAAGAagaagctgcaggagcagctgatGG GTGCCATCATGATGGAGAAGCCCAACGTGCGGTGGAGTGATGTGGCCGGTCTGGAGGGAGCCAAGGAAGCCCTGAAGGAAGCCGTGATCTTGCCCATCAAGTTCCCGCACTTGTTTACCG GGAAGCGCACGCCCTGGCGAGGGATCCTGCTCTTCGGGCCCCCCGGCACCGGCAAGTCCTACTTGGCCAAGGCCGTGGCCACCGAGGCCAACAACTCCACCTTCTTCTCCGTGTCATCCTCGGACCTGATGTCGAAGTGGCTGGGAGAGAGCGAGAA GCTGGTGAAGAACCTCTTTGAGCTGGCGAGGCAGCACAAGCCTTCCATCATCTTCATCGACGAGGTGGACTCGCTGTGCGGCTCCCGCAACGAGAACGAGAGCGAGGCGGCCCGGCGCATCAAGACGGAGTTCCTGGTGCAGATGCAGG GTGTGGGGAACAGCAGCGATGGGATCCTGGTGCTGGGTGCCACCAACATCCCCTGGGTGCTGGACTCGGCCATCAGGAGAAG GTTCGAGAAGCGCATCTACATCCCGTTGCCCGAGGAAGCGGCGCGGGCCCAGATGTTCAAGCTGCATCTGGGCAACACCCCGCACTGCCTGACGGAGGCCAACATCCAGGAGCTGGCCCGGAAAACGGATGGCTACTCGGGGGCTGACATCAGCATCATCGTGCGGGACGCCCTGATGCAGCCCGTCCGCAAGGTGCAGTCGGCCACCCACTTCAAGAAG GTCCGCGGTCCCTCCCGTACCACCCCCGGCGCCTTCGTGGACGACCTCCTGACACCATGCTCGCCCGGTGACCCGGGTGCCACCGAGATGACCTGGATGGAGGTGCCCAGCGACAAGCTGATGGAGCCCATCGTCTGCATG TCGGACATGCTGCGCTCGCTGGCCACCACCCGCCCCACCGTGAACGCTGACGACCTCCTGAAGGTGAAGAAATTCACGGAGGACTTTGGACAGGAAGGTTAA